A section of the Saccharopolyspora gregorii genome encodes:
- a CDS encoding polysaccharide deacetylase family protein codes for MLSVIERTCAVTAVALLALSGAACSTQDPAPDTPDVAAPPPAPPPPPAPESVRANELGKVPVLMYHRITTEPSSVYDRTPQDFRAELERLAAEDYTPITASEYASGRIDIPAGRHPVVLTFDDGSTGQFALDGAGRPAPDTAVRILLDTAAEHLEFRPTATFFVFDPPFEDPGGKTTLPWLHEHGFEVGNHTLEHPNLGQVGSAEAQHQIAAMQRKIGEALPDVPVRALALPLGVHPDDEALAADGSADGVTYHHDAVFLVGSNPARSPFDAEFDGQNIPRIRSQAATGEEAEYGSTQWLDELAGDPESRYTSDGDPDRISAPNSASADPAPGLPGLYRY; via the coding sequence ATGCTGAGCGTGATCGAGCGCACCTGCGCCGTGACGGCGGTGGCGCTGCTCGCCCTGTCCGGTGCCGCGTGCAGCACCCAGGACCCCGCCCCCGACACCCCTGACGTCGCCGCTCCCCCGCCCGCGCCGCCACCACCTCCGGCGCCGGAATCGGTGCGCGCCAACGAACTCGGCAAGGTCCCGGTGCTGATGTACCACCGGATCACCACCGAACCGAGCAGCGTCTACGACCGCACCCCGCAGGACTTCCGCGCCGAGCTGGAACGGCTCGCCGCGGAGGACTACACGCCGATCACCGCCAGCGAGTACGCGAGCGGCCGCATCGACATCCCCGCGGGCAGGCACCCGGTGGTGCTCACCTTCGACGACGGCTCCACCGGCCAGTTCGCCTTGGACGGCGCCGGGCGGCCCGCGCCGGACACCGCGGTGCGCATCCTGCTCGACACCGCCGCCGAGCACCTGGAGTTCCGGCCCACCGCCACCTTCTTCGTGTTCGACCCGCCGTTCGAGGACCCGGGCGGGAAGACCACGCTGCCGTGGCTGCACGAGCACGGCTTCGAGGTCGGCAACCACACCCTGGAGCACCCCAACCTCGGCCAGGTCGGCTCCGCGGAGGCGCAGCACCAGATCGCCGCCATGCAGCGGAAGATCGGCGAAGCGCTGCCGGACGTGCCGGTGCGCGCGCTGGCACTGCCGCTGGGCGTGCACCCGGACGACGAGGCGCTCGCCGCGGACGGGAGCGCCGACGGCGTGACCTACCACCACGACGCGGTGTTCCTGGTCGGTTCCAACCCGGCGCGCTCCCCGTTCGACGCGGAGTTCGACGGGCAGAACATCCCGCGGATCCGCTCGCAGGCCGCCACCGGCGAGGAGGCCGAGTACGGGTCCACCCAGTGGCTGGACGAGCTGGCGGGCGACCCCGAGTCGCGCTACACCTCCGACGGCGACCCGGACCGGATCTCGGCGCCGAACTCCGCGTCCGCGGACCCGGCCCCCGGCCTGCCCGGCCTCTACCGCTACTGA